The following coding sequences are from one Aethina tumida isolate Nest 87 chromosome 2, icAetTumi1.1, whole genome shotgun sequence window:
- the LOC109603642 gene encoding cytochrome P450 9e2-like gives MLWILVPLICALFTYLYIIKPHSYWKSIGVKQSKPVFFFGDNWGTASHTESFAELMSNVYNMFPDTRYSGFYQFLLPTLVLRDPDLIKQITVKDFDHFTDHSTTVPGEPMLSKNLFTLKGQEWKDMRATLSPSFTSSKMKGMFTLISDCANNFVEYFKQINKNTITIEMRDTFTRFTNDAIATTAFGIKVDSLKDRNNQFYVMGKEITSFTSFWKNFKFFGYYACPRLFSLLKVRIFSTEVSSFFKNLIMSNIKTREEKGIVRQDMINILMEARKGLLKYEETSEDIDTGFATAEESKIGKSKKNIHLDDDDVTAHALIFFFAGFDSVSTLMCFMGYELGVNQEVQDKLREEINQTLEDCGGKLTYEALMKMKYMDMVLSECLRKWPSAVGIDRVCTKPYTITPVLPGEKPVYLKKNDVLMLPFFAIHRDPKYYPDPEKFDPERFSDENKGNIKPYTYLPFGTGPRNCIGSRFAIMETKALFFHILANFKIVPVEKSVIPLKICKKSINLTCENGFWFGLQKI, from the exons ATGCTTTGGATTCTTGTGCCGTTGATATGTGCGCTTTTCACAtatctatatattattaaaccgCACAGTTACTGGAAAAGTATAGGTGTGAAACAGAGCAAGCCTGTTTTCTTTTTTGGGGACAACTGGGGCACAGCTTCTCACACAGAAAGCTTCGCGGAATTGATGTCCAATGTTTATAACATGTTTCCAGATACTAG ATATTCAggattttaccaatttttattaccGACCCTTGTGTTAAGAGACCCAGatctaataaaacaaataacagTTAAAGACTTTGACCATTTCACTGATCACAGTACAACGGTTCCTGGAGAGCCTATGTTaagcaaaaatttatttacattaaaggGTCAAGAATGGAAGGATATGAGAGCGACATTAAGTCCTTCTTTCACGAGTAGTAAGATGAAAGGTATGTTTACCTTGATCTCTGATTGTGCCAACAATTTCGTTgagtattttaaacaaataaataaaaatactatcaCAATTGAAATGAGGGACACATTTACCAGATTCACTAATGATGCAATTGCAACCACAGCTTTTGGTATTAAAGTTGATTCTTTGAAAGACAGAAATAACCAGTTTTATGTTATGGGGAAAGAAATTACCAGCTTCACtagtttttggaaaaatttcaAGTTCTTTGGATATTATGCCTGTCCACGTTTATTCTCT CTATTGAaagttagaatctttagtaCAGAAGTCTCttcgtttttcaaaaatttaatcatgtcaaatataaaaacaagggAAGAAAAAGGGATTGTGCGTCAAGATatgataaacattttaatggaaGCCAGGAAAGGTTTACTCAAATATGAAGAAACCAGTGAGGATATTGACACCGGTTTTGCAACAGCTGAGGAATCTAAAATTGGcaaatcaaagaaaaatatccATCTTGACGATGACGATGTGACCGCTCATgccttaattttcttttttgctGGTTTCGATTCTGTGTCCACTTTGATGTGCTTTATGGGTTATGAATTAGGTGTGAATCAAGAAGTTCAGGATAAACTTAGGGAGGAAATAAATCAAACGCTGGAAGATTGCGGGGGAAAATTAACGTATGAGGCgttaatgaaaatgaaatacatGGACATGGTTTTATCAG agtgTTTAAGAAAGTGGCCAAGTGCAGTGGGTATAGATAGAGTTTGTACTAAACCTTATACAATAACCCCAGTATTACCTGGCGAAAAACCGGTATATCTAAAGAAAAACGATGTACTCATGTTACCATTTTTCGCCATTCATAGAGATCCCAAATATTATCCAGACCCAGAAAAATTTGACCCAGAAAGATTCAGTGACGAAAACAAAGGGAATATAAAACCATATACTTATTTACCTTTTGGAACTGGACCAAGGAATTGCATTGGTTCAAGATTTGCTATTATGGAGACCAAGGCTTTGTTCTTCCACATTTTGgccaatttcaaaattgtaccAGTCGAAAAGTCGGTCATTCCATTGAAgatttgtaaaaaaagtattaatttgacTTGTGAAAATGGATTTTGGTTTGGTCTTCAGAAAATCTAA
- the LOC109603636 gene encoding cytochrome P450 9e2-like isoform X2 has protein sequence MLWILISLVCVALTYIYVVKVQGYWKSIGVKQGNPMFFFGENFGPVARIKSFSEMVLDVYNMFPNARYSGFYQFLTPTLVIRDPDLIKQITIKDFDHFVDHRKIIPEESDPLFGKNLFFLRGQKWKNMRATLSPSFTSSKMKSMFTLISECANDFVEYFKKNQNQDIVTIEMKDTFTRFTNDVIATTAFGIKVDSLNDRTNEFYVMGKDMTNFRTLWRSMKLFGYFAFPLLFKLLKVKVFTKEVSTFFKSLIMETIKTREEKGIVRQDMINILMEARKGLHKYEESSAVIDTGFATVEESDIGKSKHNINLTDDDVIAQALIFFFAGFDAVSSLMCFMSYELGVNQEVQDKLREEINQTLEKCEGKLTYEALMGMKYMDMVLSESLRKWPNAASIDRVCTKPYTIEPVLPDEKPIHLKKNDVLFLPFFGIHRDPKYYPNPDKFIPERFSDENKGNIKPFTYLPFGAGPRNCIGSRFAIMETKIVFFHLLASFKIVPVEKTVIPLKICKKNFNLSSENGFWLGLKRI, from the exons ATGTTGTGGATACTAATTTCGTTGGTATGTGTGGCTCTCACATATATTTACGTAGTTAAGGTACAGGGTTACTGGAAAAGTATCGGAGTAAAACAAGGCAATCCTATGTTTTTCTTCGGTGAGAACTTTGGCCCTGTTGCTCGAATAAAAAGCTTCTCCGAAATGGTACTGGATGTTTATAACATGTTTCCAAATGCAAG gTACTCTGGATTTTATCAGTTCTTAACGCCCACTCTTGTAATAAGGGATCCAGATTTGATCaaacaaataacaattaaagacTTTGATCATTTTGTGGATCATAGGAAAATCATTCCAGAAGAAAGCGATCCcttatttggaaaaaatttatttttcttgagaGGCCAAAAATGGAAGAATATGAGAGCAACCTTAAGTCCTTCTTTCACAAGCAGTAAAATGAAGTCgatgtttactttaatttccGAATGTGCTAATGACttcgttgaatattttaaaaagaatcaaAACCAAGATATTGTAACGATTGAAATGAAGGACACATTCACGAGATTTACCAACGATGTAATCGCTACTACTGCATTTGGAATTAAGGTAGATTCATTGAATGACAGAACAAATGAGTTTTATGTGATGGGTAAAGATATGACCAACTTTAGAACCCTATGGAGGAGTATGAAATTGTTTGGTTACTTTGCATTCCCACTTCTATTCAAG CTAttgaaagttaaagtttttacCAAAGAGGTGTCTacgttttttaaaagtttaatcatGGAGACAATAAAGACAAGAGAAGAAAAAGGTATTGTGCGCCAAgacatgataaatattttaatggaagCTAGGAAAGGGCTACATAAGTATGAGGAAAGTAGTGCAGTTATTGATACTGGATTTGCAACTGTTGAGGAATCTGATATTGGCAAATCTAAGCATAATATCAATCTTACTGACGATGATGTAATAGCCCAAGCtttgattttcttttttgCTGGTTTCGATGCTGTGTCGTCTTTGATGTGCTTTATGAGTTATGAATTAGGTGTAAACCAAGAAGTTCAAGATAAACTTCGagaagaaattaatcaaacatTAGAAAAATGTGAAGGAAAATTAACGTATGAGGCTTTGATGGGAATGAAATACATGGACATGGTTTTATCAG AGAGTCTTCGAAAGTGGCCAAATGCAGCCAGTATAGACAGAGTCTGCACAAAACCGTACACTATTGAGCCAGTTTTGCCAGATGAAAAACCGATACATTTGAAGAAAAACGATGTACTTTTCTTACCCTTTTTCGGTATTCATAGAGATCCCAAATATTACCCAAACCCAGATAAATTTATCCCAGAAAGGTTCAGTGATGAAAACAAAGGGAATATCAAACCTTTTACTTACTTACCTTTTGGAGCTGGACCAAGAAACTGTATTGGTTCAAGATTTGCTATTATGGAAACCAAGATTGTGTTCTTCCATCTTTTAGCTAGTTTCAAAATAGTACCAGTTGAAAAGACGGTgattccattaaaaatttgcaagaaaaactttaatttgtcTTCGGAAAACGGATTTTGGCTCGGATTgaagagaatttaa
- the LOC109603636 gene encoding cytochrome P450 9e2-like isoform X1, protein MLHVIGVCVDVLVETKSSVIVADVLFKMLWILISLVCVALTYIYVVKVQGYWKSIGVKQGNPMFFFGENFGPVARIKSFSEMVLDVYNMFPNARYSGFYQFLTPTLVIRDPDLIKQITIKDFDHFVDHRKIIPEESDPLFGKNLFFLRGQKWKNMRATLSPSFTSSKMKSMFTLISECANDFVEYFKKNQNQDIVTIEMKDTFTRFTNDVIATTAFGIKVDSLNDRTNEFYVMGKDMTNFRTLWRSMKLFGYFAFPLLFKLLKVKVFTKEVSTFFKSLIMETIKTREEKGIVRQDMINILMEARKGLHKYEESSAVIDTGFATVEESDIGKSKHNINLTDDDVIAQALIFFFAGFDAVSSLMCFMSYELGVNQEVQDKLREEINQTLEKCEGKLTYEALMGMKYMDMVLSESLRKWPNAASIDRVCTKPYTIEPVLPDEKPIHLKKNDVLFLPFFGIHRDPKYYPNPDKFIPERFSDENKGNIKPFTYLPFGAGPRNCIGSRFAIMETKIVFFHLLASFKIVPVEKTVIPLKICKKNFNLSSENGFWLGLKRI, encoded by the exons ATGCTGCATGTGATTGGAGTGTGTGTCGATGTTTTGGTGGAAACTAAATCAAg TGTTATTGTTGCAGACGTTCTGTTCAAGATGTTGTGGATACTAATTTCGTTGGTATGTGTGGCTCTCACATATATTTACGTAGTTAAGGTACAGGGTTACTGGAAAAGTATCGGAGTAAAACAAGGCAATCCTATGTTTTTCTTCGGTGAGAACTTTGGCCCTGTTGCTCGAATAAAAAGCTTCTCCGAAATGGTACTGGATGTTTATAACATGTTTCCAAATGCAAG gTACTCTGGATTTTATCAGTTCTTAACGCCCACTCTTGTAATAAGGGATCCAGATTTGATCaaacaaataacaattaaagacTTTGATCATTTTGTGGATCATAGGAAAATCATTCCAGAAGAAAGCGATCCcttatttggaaaaaatttatttttcttgagaGGCCAAAAATGGAAGAATATGAGAGCAACCTTAAGTCCTTCTTTCACAAGCAGTAAAATGAAGTCgatgtttactttaatttccGAATGTGCTAATGACttcgttgaatattttaaaaagaatcaaAACCAAGATATTGTAACGATTGAAATGAAGGACACATTCACGAGATTTACCAACGATGTAATCGCTACTACTGCATTTGGAATTAAGGTAGATTCATTGAATGACAGAACAAATGAGTTTTATGTGATGGGTAAAGATATGACCAACTTTAGAACCCTATGGAGGAGTATGAAATTGTTTGGTTACTTTGCATTCCCACTTCTATTCAAG CTAttgaaagttaaagtttttacCAAAGAGGTGTCTacgttttttaaaagtttaatcatGGAGACAATAAAGACAAGAGAAGAAAAAGGTATTGTGCGCCAAgacatgataaatattttaatggaagCTAGGAAAGGGCTACATAAGTATGAGGAAAGTAGTGCAGTTATTGATACTGGATTTGCAACTGTTGAGGAATCTGATATTGGCAAATCTAAGCATAATATCAATCTTACTGACGATGATGTAATAGCCCAAGCtttgattttcttttttgCTGGTTTCGATGCTGTGTCGTCTTTGATGTGCTTTATGAGTTATGAATTAGGTGTAAACCAAGAAGTTCAAGATAAACTTCGagaagaaattaatcaaacatTAGAAAAATGTGAAGGAAAATTAACGTATGAGGCTTTGATGGGAATGAAATACATGGACATGGTTTTATCAG AGAGTCTTCGAAAGTGGCCAAATGCAGCCAGTATAGACAGAGTCTGCACAAAACCGTACACTATTGAGCCAGTTTTGCCAGATGAAAAACCGATACATTTGAAGAAAAACGATGTACTTTTCTTACCCTTTTTCGGTATTCATAGAGATCCCAAATATTACCCAAACCCAGATAAATTTATCCCAGAAAGGTTCAGTGATGAAAACAAAGGGAATATCAAACCTTTTACTTACTTACCTTTTGGAGCTGGACCAAGAAACTGTATTGGTTCAAGATTTGCTATTATGGAAACCAAGATTGTGTTCTTCCATCTTTTAGCTAGTTTCAAAATAGTACCAGTTGAAAAGACGGTgattccattaaaaatttgcaagaaaaactttaatttgtcTTCGGAAAACGGATTTTGGCTCGGATTgaagagaatttaa
- the LOC109603636 gene encoding cytochrome P450 9e2-like isoform X4: MLWILISVLCLIISYYYIVRPHSYWKSIGVKQTKPTFLFGDNWGTVSCTQSFTEMIQYVYDMFPGTRYSGFYQFLSPTLLIKDPELIKQITVKDFDHFVDHRKLISEEIDPMFGKNLTALTGQRWKDMRATLSPSFTSSKMKTMFTLISESAHDFVEYFKKNQNQDVITIEMKDTFTTFTNDVIATTAFGIKVDSLKDRTNEFYVMGKKMTDFGTFWNTMKIFGYMALPGLLKLLKVRLFSKELSMFFKNLIMENIRTRQEQGIVRPDMINILMEARKGLHKYEENGDLDTGFATVQESEIGKSKKNISLTDDDVTAQALIFFFAGFHAVSSLMCFMCYELGINQDIQENLRGEIKQTLEKCGGKLTYEALMGMKYMDMVLSETLRKWPISTVTDRICTKPYTIHPISPDEKPVHLTYNDIIVLPIFGIHRDPKYYPNPEKFDPERFNEENKKRINPYTYLPFGTGPRNCIGSRFAIMETKAVFFYILADFKIVPVEKTDVPLKISKKNFNLTSENGFWFGLQKI, from the exons ATGCTATGGATACTAATATCTGTGTTGTGTTTAATTATCTCATATTATTACATTGTCCGACCACACAGTTATTGGAAAAGTATCGGTGTAAAACAAACTAAACCCACGTTTTTATTCGGGGATAATTGGGGCACTGTGTCATGCACACAAAGCTTTACTGAAATGATTCAGTATGTTTACGACATGTTTCCAGGCACTAg ATATTCAGGATTTTATCAGTTCTTGTCACCAACTCTTTTGATAAAAGACCCAGAACTAATTAAGCAAATAACCGTTAAGGACTTTGATCACTTTGTGGATCACCGGAAGCTTATTTCGGAAGAAATTGATCCTATGTTTGGCAAAAATTTAACTGCCCTAACTGGTCAAAGATGGAAGGACATGAGAGCAACATTAAGTCCTTCCTTCACAAGTAGCAAAATGAAGACCATGTTTACTTTGATCTCCGAAAGTGCCCACGACTTCGtcgaatattttaagaagaatCAAAACCAAGATGTTATTACAATTGAAATGAAGGACACATTTACCACATTCACCAACGACGTAATAGCAACTACTGCCTTTGGCATTAAGGTTGACTCATTGAAGGACAGAACCAATGAGTTTTATGTCATGGGTAAAAAAATGACGGATTTTGGTACATTCTGGAACACCATGAAGATATTTGGATATATGGCATTGCCAGGTTTACTCAAA TTGTTAAAAGTTAGACTTTTTTCTAAAGAGCTATCAATGTTCTTCAAAaacttgattatggaaaacaTCAGGACAAGGCAAGAACAAGGAATTGTACGTCCTGATatgataaacattttaatggaaGCAAGGAAAGGTTTACACAAGTATGAAGAAAATGGGGACCTTGATACTGGTTTTGCAACAGTTCAGGAATCCGAAATTGGcaaatcaaagaaaaatattagtcTTACTGATGACGACGTAACAGCTCAGGCattgattttcttttttgCTGGCTTTCATGCAGTTTCTTCCCTAATGTgttttatgtgttatgaattggGTATAAATCAAGATATACAGGAAAATCTTAGGggggaaataaaacaaactttagAAAAGTGTGGCGGAAAATTAACGTATGAAGCCTTAATGGGAATGAAATATATGGATATGGTTTTGTCAG AAACACTTAGGAAGTGGCCTATATCAACTGTTACAGACAGAATCTGTACTAAACCTTACACAATCCATCCAATATCTCCTGACGAAAAACCTGTACATTTAACATATAATGACATAATTGTTTTGCCCATTTTCGGTATTCATAGAGACCCGAAATATTACCCCAATCCAGAAAAATTCGACCCTGAAAGATTCAATGAAGAAAACAAAAAGAGGATTAATCCCTACACCTATTTACCCTTTGGAACTGGACCAAGAAATTGTATCGGTTCTAGATTTGCCATTATGGAAACAAAAGCTGTGTTCTTTTATATCTTAGctgatttcaaaattgtaccAGTTGAAAAAACAGATGTTccgttaaaaatttctaagaaaaactttaatttaacctCTGAAAATGGATTTTGGTTCGGCTTacagaaaatctaa